In one window of Streptomyces sp. NBC_01224 DNA:
- a CDS encoding acetyl/propionyl/methylcrotonyl-CoA carboxylase subunit alpha yields the protein MIRSLLVANRGEIACRIFRTCRALGIATVAVYSDADAEALHVREADTAVRLPGAAPSDTYLRGDLVVRAALAAGADAVHPGYGFLSENAGFAGAVQDAGLVWVGPPVKAIELMASKTRAKELMAAAGVPLLAPVDTERATADDLPLLLKAAAGGGGRGMRIVRELTELPGELTAASAEAAAAFGDGEVFAEPYMERGRHVEVQVMADEHGGVWALGTRDCSLQRRHQKVVEEAPAPGLDDALRARLHDAAVAAARAVGYRGAGTVEFLLAADGRPYFLEMNTRLQVEHPVTEAVFGLDLVALQLRVAEGEPLPATAPPEPHGHAVEARLYAEDPARDWQPQTGELHTLEVPDEPGLRLDTGYTGGDTIGVHYDPMLAKVIAHAPTRGEAVRLLARALERTRIHGPVTNRDLLVRSLRHPDFRAARLDTGFYDRHLDALTPAPDEADHRTAALAAALADAATRHHGPGPARFGAWRNISSQPRVKRYRTEPDGTEHQAAYRTTRTGPVPETGERVIAARPDHVTLEVGSVTRHFAITVHEDKVYVDTATGSYTFTALPRFTDPTDRTAPGSLLAPMPGTVVRIADGLGAGATVEAGQPLIWLEAMKMEHRILAPASGALTALHAAPGLQVEVGALLAVVTEPADPEENS from the coding sequence ATGATTCGTTCGCTCCTGGTGGCCAACCGGGGCGAGATCGCCTGCCGGATCTTCCGCACGTGCCGTGCGCTGGGCATCGCCACCGTCGCCGTGTACTCCGACGCGGACGCCGAGGCACTGCACGTACGGGAGGCGGACACCGCCGTACGGCTGCCGGGCGCCGCCCCGTCCGACACCTATCTGCGCGGTGATCTCGTCGTACGTGCCGCGCTCGCGGCGGGCGCCGACGCCGTCCACCCCGGGTACGGCTTCCTCTCCGAGAACGCCGGATTCGCCGGGGCCGTGCAGGACGCCGGTCTCGTCTGGGTGGGGCCGCCGGTCAAGGCCATCGAGCTGATGGCGTCCAAGACCCGTGCCAAGGAGCTGATGGCCGCCGCCGGGGTGCCGTTGCTCGCGCCCGTCGACACGGAGAGGGCCACCGCCGACGACCTTCCGCTGCTGCTGAAGGCGGCGGCGGGAGGCGGCGGGCGCGGCATGCGGATCGTACGTGAACTCACCGAGCTGCCGGGCGAGTTGACGGCCGCCTCCGCCGAGGCCGCTGCCGCCTTCGGGGACGGCGAGGTCTTCGCGGAGCCGTACATGGAGCGCGGCCGGCACGTCGAGGTCCAGGTCATGGCCGACGAGCACGGCGGAGTCTGGGCCCTCGGCACCCGGGACTGCTCGCTCCAGCGACGCCACCAGAAGGTCGTCGAGGAGGCCCCCGCACCCGGTCTCGACGACGCGCTTCGGGCCCGGCTGCACGATGCCGCCGTGGCCGCCGCCCGCGCCGTCGGCTACCGGGGCGCGGGCACTGTCGAGTTCCTCCTCGCGGCCGACGGACGGCCGTACTTCCTGGAGATGAACACCCGCCTCCAGGTCGAACACCCTGTCACCGAAGCCGTCTTCGGGCTCGACCTCGTCGCCCTGCAACTGCGCGTCGCGGAAGGCGAACCGCTGCCCGCCACCGCACCCCCCGAGCCGCACGGCCACGCCGTCGAGGCCCGCCTCTACGCCGAGGACCCCGCCCGCGACTGGCAGCCGCAGACCGGAGAACTGCACACGCTGGAAGTGCCGGACGAACCCGGACTGCGCCTGGACACCGGATACACCGGCGGCGACACCATCGGCGTGCACTACGACCCGATGCTCGCCAAGGTCATCGCCCACGCCCCCACCCGGGGCGAAGCCGTACGCCTCCTCGCCCGCGCCCTCGAACGCACCCGCATCCACGGCCCGGTCACCAACCGCGACCTGCTCGTACGGTCCCTGCGTCACCCCGACTTCCGCGCCGCCCGCCTCGACACCGGCTTCTACGACCGCCACCTGGACGCCCTCACCCCCGCCCCGGACGAAGCGGACCACCGCACCGCCGCCCTGGCCGCCGCCCTCGCCGACGCCGCCACCCGGCACCACGGCCCCGGCCCCGCCCGCTTCGGCGCCTGGCGCAACATCTCCTCGCAACCCCGGGTCAAGCGCTACCGCACCGAACCCGACGGCACCGAACACCAGGCCGCCTACCGCACCACACGCACCGGACCCGTCCCCGAGACCGGAGAACGGGTCATCGCCGCCCGCCCCGACCACGTCACCCTCGAAGTCGGCTCCGTCACCCGTCACTTCGCCATCACCGTCCACGAGGACAAGGTGTACGTGGACACCGCCACCGGCTCGTACACCTTCACCGCCCTGCCCCGCTTCACCGACCCCACCGACCGGACCGCACCCGGCTCCCTGCTCGCCCCCATGCCCGGCACCGTCGTCCGCATCGCGGACGGGCTCGGGGCCGGGGCGACGGTCGAAGCCGGGCAGCCACTGATCTGGCTGGAGGCGATGAAGATGGAACACCGCATCCTCGCCCCCGCCTCCGGCGCCCTCACCGCACTGCACGCCGCCCCAGGCCTCCAGGTGGAGGTCGGCGCCCTGCTCGCCGTCGTCACCGAACCCGCAGACCCTGAGGAGAACTCATGA
- a CDS encoding acyl-CoA carboxylase subunit beta has protein sequence MTVLPTGLDTASPEYAANRAAMLAKLDELAGEHTKAQAGGGEKYTERHRSRGKLLARERIELLIDEDTPFLELSPLAAWGSEAPEYTVGASLVTGIGMVSGVECLITANDPTVRGGASNPWTLKKALRANEIAFANRLPCISLVESGGADLPSQKEIFIPGGALFRDITRLSAAGIPTVAVVFGNSTAGGAYVPGMSDHTVMIKERSKVFLGGPPLVKMATGEESDDESLGGAEMHARTSGLADHFAVDEQDALRQARRIVARLNWRKAHADPGPAEPPKYDEHELIGIVPGDLKVPFDPREVIARLVDGSDFDAFKPLYGTSLVTGWATLHGYPVGILANAQGVLFSEESQKAAQFIQLANQRDIPLLFLHNTTGYMVGKEYEQGGIIKHGAMMINAVSNSKVPHLSVLMGASYGAGHYGMCGRAYDPRFLFAWPSSKSAVMGPQQLAGVLSIVARASAAAKGLPYDDRAAEADAGLRAMVEQQIESESLPMFLSGRLYDDGVIDPRDTRTVLGMCLSAIHTAPVEGARGGFGIFRM, from the coding sequence ATGACCGTCCTGCCCACCGGGCTCGACACCGCGAGCCCCGAATACGCCGCGAACCGTGCGGCCATGCTCGCGAAACTCGACGAGCTGGCCGGCGAGCACACCAAGGCGCAGGCGGGCGGCGGTGAGAAGTACACCGAGCGGCACCGCTCGCGCGGAAAGCTCCTGGCCCGGGAGCGGATCGAGTTGCTGATCGACGAGGACACCCCGTTCCTGGAGCTGTCACCGCTCGCTGCCTGGGGGAGCGAGGCCCCCGAGTACACAGTCGGCGCCTCGCTCGTCACCGGGATCGGGATGGTGTCGGGCGTGGAGTGCCTGATCACCGCCAACGACCCGACCGTACGCGGCGGCGCCTCCAACCCCTGGACCCTGAAGAAGGCCCTGCGGGCGAACGAGATCGCCTTCGCCAACCGGCTGCCCTGCATCAGCCTCGTCGAGTCCGGGGGCGCCGATCTCCCGTCGCAGAAGGAGATCTTCATCCCGGGCGGGGCGCTGTTCCGCGACATCACCCGGCTGTCGGCGGCCGGCATCCCGACCGTGGCCGTCGTCTTCGGGAACTCGACCGCCGGTGGGGCGTACGTCCCCGGCATGTCCGACCACACCGTCATGATCAAGGAACGGTCCAAGGTGTTCCTCGGCGGACCGCCCCTGGTGAAGATGGCGACCGGCGAGGAGAGCGACGACGAATCGCTCGGCGGCGCCGAGATGCACGCCCGCACCTCCGGGCTCGCCGACCACTTCGCCGTCGACGAGCAGGACGCGCTGCGCCAGGCCCGCCGGATCGTCGCCCGCCTCAACTGGCGCAAGGCACACGCAGATCCGGGACCGGCCGAACCGCCGAAGTACGACGAGCACGAGCTGATCGGCATCGTGCCCGGCGATCTGAAGGTGCCCTTCGACCCGCGCGAGGTCATCGCCCGGCTCGTCGACGGCTCCGACTTCGACGCGTTCAAGCCGCTGTACGGGACCAGCCTGGTGACCGGATGGGCCACGCTTCACGGCTATCCCGTCGGCATCCTCGCCAATGCGCAAGGCGTGCTGTTCAGCGAGGAGTCGCAGAAGGCCGCCCAGTTCATCCAGCTCGCCAACCAGCGCGACATCCCCCTGCTCTTCCTGCACAACACCACCGGCTACATGGTCGGCAAGGAGTACGAGCAGGGCGGCATCATCAAACACGGCGCGATGATGATCAACGCGGTGTCGAACTCCAAGGTCCCGCATCTGTCCGTCCTGATGGGCGCCTCGTACGGGGCCGGGCACTACGGCATGTGCGGACGGGCGTACGACCCGCGCTTCCTCTTCGCCTGGCCCAGCAGCAAGTCCGCCGTCATGGGGCCGCAGCAGCTCGCGGGTGTGCTGTCCATCGTCGCCCGGGCCTCCGCCGCCGCCAAGGGGCTGCCGTACGACGACAGGGCTGCCGAGGCCGACGCCGGGCTGCGCGCCATGGTGGAGCAGCAGATCGAGTCCGAGTCGCTGCCGATGTTCCTCTCCGGGCGGCTGTACGACGACGGGGTCATCGACCCGCGCGACACCAGGACCGTCCTCGGGATGTGCCTGTCCGCGATCCACACCGCCCCGGTCGAAGGCGCCCGCGGCGGCTTCGGAATCTTCCGGATGTGA
- a CDS encoding acyclic terpene utilization AtuA family protein, protein MTPTGPRRTGPLRIGNASGFYGDRFDAVREMLTGGPLDVLTGDYLAELTMLILGRSRLKDPTHGYATTFLRQLEEGLGLAHERGVKIVTNAGGLNPAGLADAVRELAQKSGVPVRVAHVEGDSLPVPEGFLTANAYLGGAGIAACLTAGADVVVTGRVTDAALVTGPAAAHFGWGPGDHDALAGAVVAGHVLECGTQATGGNYSFFRGHDLRRPGFPVAEIHADGSSVITKHDGTGGVVDIGTVTAQLLYETGGPRYAGPDVTARLDTVRLAQEGPDRVRISGVRGEAPPPTLKVGLNRLGGWRNEVVFVLTGLDIEAKAQLVKDQFTEALDRSRTRPAEVRWELARTDRADADTEERACALLRLVVRDQDPEAVGRAVSGAAIELALGSYPGFHVTAPPGKGAPYGVFEATYVPAGEVPHVAVLPDGRRESQEHPARTQPLREAAEPPLPEPLPFSGPTRTAPLGRVAGARSGDKGGDANVGVWAVGDDAWRWLAHELTVERFRELLPETADLTVVRHVLPNLRALNFVVHGLLGEGVAAQHRFDPQAKAVGEWLRSRHLPIPVSLLEAAHAPEVNA, encoded by the coding sequence GTGACCCCGACCGGGCCCCGGCGGACCGGACCGCTGCGGATCGGCAACGCCTCCGGGTTCTACGGCGACCGCTTCGACGCCGTACGCGAGATGCTCACCGGCGGGCCCCTCGACGTACTCACCGGGGACTATCTCGCCGAGCTGACCATGCTCATCCTCGGCCGGAGCCGGCTCAAGGACCCCACGCACGGGTACGCCACCACCTTCCTGCGCCAGCTCGAAGAGGGCCTCGGGCTCGCCCACGAGCGCGGGGTGAAGATCGTCACCAATGCCGGAGGGCTCAATCCGGCCGGACTGGCCGACGCCGTAAGGGAGTTGGCGCAGAAATCGGGAGTGCCCGTACGGGTCGCCCATGTGGAGGGCGACAGCCTCCCCGTACCCGAGGGCTTCCTCACCGCCAACGCCTACCTCGGCGGCGCGGGGATCGCCGCCTGCCTCACCGCGGGCGCCGATGTCGTCGTCACCGGACGGGTCACCGACGCCGCCCTTGTCACCGGGCCCGCCGCCGCCCACTTCGGCTGGGGCCCCGGCGATCACGACGCCCTCGCCGGGGCCGTCGTCGCCGGACACGTACTGGAGTGCGGAACCCAGGCCACCGGGGGGAATTACTCGTTCTTCCGGGGCCATGACCTGCGCCGGCCCGGCTTCCCCGTCGCCGAGATCCATGCCGACGGGTCGTCCGTCATCACCAAGCACGACGGCACGGGCGGCGTCGTCGACATCGGCACCGTCACGGCCCAGTTGCTGTACGAGACCGGCGGGCCCCGGTACGCCGGACCGGATGTCACCGCCCGGCTCGACACCGTACGGCTGGCCCAGGAAGGCCCCGACCGGGTACGGATCTCCGGCGTGCGCGGCGAGGCCCCGCCGCCCACACTCAAAGTCGGCCTCAACCGGCTCGGCGGCTGGCGCAACGAAGTCGTCTTCGTACTCACCGGGCTCGACATCGAGGCCAAGGCGCAGCTCGTCAAGGACCAGTTCACGGAAGCACTCGACCGGTCCCGTACCCGCCCCGCGGAGGTTCGTTGGGAGTTGGCCCGGACCGACCGGGCCGACGCCGACACCGAGGAGAGGGCCTGCGCCCTGCTCCGGCTCGTCGTCCGCGACCAGGACCCGGAGGCCGTCGGACGCGCGGTCTCCGGCGCGGCGATCGAGCTCGCCCTCGGCAGCTATCCGGGCTTCCATGTCACCGCCCCGCCCGGAAAGGGCGCCCCGTACGGGGTGTTCGAGGCAACGTACGTACCGGCCGGCGAGGTCCCGCACGTCGCCGTCCTTCCGGACGGGCGCCGGGAGAGCCAGGAACATCCCGCACGGACGCAGCCCCTCCGGGAAGCCGCCGAGCCGCCGCTGCCCGAGCCCCTGCCGTTCTCCGGCCCCACCCGGACCGCCCCGCTCGGCCGGGTCGCGGGTGCCCGCAGCGGTGACAAGGGCGGAGACGCCAACGTGGGGGTGTGGGCCGTCGGTGACGACGCCTGGCGGTGGCTGGCCCATGAGCTGACCGTCGAACGGTTCCGGGAACTGCTTCCGGAGACCGCCGACCTCACCGTTGTACGCCATGTCCTGCCGAACCTCCGTGCCCTGAACTTCGTCGTGCACGGGCTGCTCGGTGAGGGCGTCGCCGCCCAGCACCGGTTCGATCCGCAGGCCAAGGCCGTAGGGGAGTGGCTGCGCTCCCGGCACCTCCCCATTCCCGTATCGCTGCTGGAAGCCGCCCACGCACCGGAGGTGAACGCATGA
- a CDS encoding TIGR03084 family metal-binding protein, translating into MPDVAAVIDDMRDESQELDGLVRGLSAGQWAAPTPAPGWSIAHQIAHLTWTDEVALLAATDAGAFAAEVAEAMEAPESFVDRGAEELAVLAPDALLARWRDGRGRLEAALRDAPAGTRIPWYGPPMSVASMATARIMETWAHGQDIADALGVTRAPTARLRHVARIGLRARDYAYLVRGIKAPEEEFRVELKAPDGELIAFGAQDAPQRVTGPLLDFCLLVTQRAHRDDLAVRAVGPDADQWLDIAQAFAGPAGPGRAPRAGGK; encoded by the coding sequence GTGCCCGATGTCGCAGCCGTGATCGACGACATGCGCGATGAGAGCCAGGAACTCGACGGACTCGTACGGGGGTTGAGCGCCGGGCAATGGGCCGCGCCGACCCCTGCCCCCGGCTGGAGCATCGCGCACCAGATCGCCCATCTCACCTGGACCGACGAGGTCGCGCTGCTCGCCGCCACCGATGCCGGTGCCTTCGCCGCGGAGGTGGCCGAGGCCATGGAGGCCCCCGAATCCTTTGTCGACCGGGGCGCGGAGGAACTGGCCGTGCTCGCCCCGGACGCACTGCTCGCGCGGTGGCGGGACGGGCGGGGGCGGCTCGAAGCGGCGCTGCGGGACGCACCCGCCGGAACCCGTATTCCCTGGTACGGGCCGCCGATGAGCGTCGCCTCGATGGCGACCGCCCGGATCATGGAGACCTGGGCGCACGGCCAGGACATCGCCGACGCCCTCGGGGTCACCAGGGCCCCCACCGCCCGGCTGCGGCACGTCGCCCGGATCGGGCTACGGGCCAGGGACTACGCCTACCTGGTGCGGGGCATCAAGGCGCCCGAGGAGGAGTTCCGGGTCGAACTGAAAGCACCCGACGGCGAGTTGATCGCGTTCGGGGCGCAGGACGCGCCGCAGCGCGTCACCGGGCCGCTGCTCGATTTCTGCCTTCTGGTCACCCAGCGCGCCCACCGCGACGACCTCGCCGTCCGGGCCGTCGGGCCCGACGCCGACCAGTGGCTCGACATCGCCCAGGCGTTCGCCGGGCCCGCCGGACCCGGCCGCGCGCCCCGGGCAGGCGGCAAGTGA
- a CDS encoding PadR family transcriptional regulator, whose translation MEPGDSTKQARAATQLRKGVLEYCVLALMRDRPRYGVELLHALEDSGALATSQGTVYPLLSRLRRDDLVTTTWQESASGPPRRYYALTDSGRAALDEFARVWPGFRNAVDTFLTTPHPSTGDLA comes from the coding sequence ATGGAACCAGGTGATTCGACCAAGCAGGCCCGGGCAGCCACCCAGCTACGCAAGGGTGTCCTGGAGTACTGCGTACTCGCCCTGATGCGGGACCGCCCCCGCTACGGCGTGGAACTCCTCCACGCCTTGGAGGACTCCGGCGCCCTGGCCACCAGCCAGGGCACGGTCTACCCGCTGCTCTCCCGGCTCCGCCGCGACGACCTGGTCACCACCACCTGGCAGGAGTCCGCCTCCGGACCACCCCGTCGCTACTACGCGCTCACCGACAGCGGCCGGGCCGCACTCGACGAGTTCGCCCGCGTCTGGCCCGGCTTCCGCAACGCCGTCGACACCTTCCTGACCACCCCGCACCCCTCCACCGGAGACCTCGCATGA
- a CDS encoding HAAS signaling domain-containing protein, which translates to MKTATDLVRDYLSAVEREASALPADRRRELLADLAEHIEVTRAERPDAAIGEVLAELGDPRTIAATALAEAGNGAAGAPARGGVGAPARRGKVHPLVPLLMLTLSLPFIMVFPDLPGPLFGVLFRVIGAVLLCTSVHWTAAQKTTGVLLAAVLPSVIIATWNLSSGGPEAGTPALLSNLAMLALMAGTAAWLWRVRRA; encoded by the coding sequence ATGAAGACCGCCACCGACCTTGTACGCGACTACCTCTCCGCCGTCGAGCGCGAGGCCTCCGCGCTCCCCGCCGACCGTCGCCGGGAACTCCTCGCCGACCTCGCCGAACACATCGAGGTGACGCGCGCCGAACGCCCCGATGCCGCGATCGGCGAGGTCCTGGCGGAGCTGGGGGACCCCCGCACGATCGCGGCGACGGCGCTGGCCGAGGCGGGGAACGGGGCCGCCGGGGCCCCGGCCCGGGGCGGTGTCGGTGCACCCGCCCGGCGCGGCAAGGTGCACCCCCTGGTCCCGCTCCTGATGCTCACCCTCTCGCTGCCCTTCATCATGGTCTTCCCCGACCTCCCCGGCCCGCTGTTCGGCGTCCTGTTCCGCGTCATCGGCGCGGTACTCCTCTGCACCTCGGTGCACTGGACCGCCGCCCAGAAGACCACCGGCGTACTGCTTGCCGCCGTCCTGCCGAGTGTCATCATCGCCACCTGGAACCTGTCCAGCGGCGGCCCGGAGGCCGGCACCCCGGCCCTCCTGTCCAACCTGGCGATGCTCGCTCTGATGGCCGGCACGGCAGCATGGCTCTGGCGGGTCCGCCGCGCCTGA
- a CDS encoding EamA family transporter translates to MNDQRSAAGAAAAEQAAAVAVPEAVSALGGAAGPARPKGRRAALAPVALVVAGGLSVQFGSAVAVLLMPRAGALGVVSLRLAVAALVMLIVCRPKLRGYSRADWGTVLAFGVAMGGMNTLFYQAADRIPLGAAVTLEVLGPLALSVIASRRLANVVWAGLALGGVVLLSGGGFDRLDPVGAAYALGAGALWATYIVFSARTGRRFPQADGLALALVVAALLSLPLGILESGSKLLVPSTLGLGAAVALLSSVLPYTLELMALRRLPAPTFAILMSLEPAIAATAGFLILDQALSMTDALAIALVIGASMGAVRSQVRVGKRRQA, encoded by the coding sequence GTGAACGACCAGCGCAGTGCAGCAGGGGCAGCGGCCGCGGAGCAGGCCGCGGCCGTCGCCGTGCCGGAGGCGGTGTCCGCCCTGGGCGGGGCGGCAGGTCCTGCACGTCCCAAGGGCCGAAGGGCCGCACTCGCCCCGGTCGCGCTGGTAGTCGCGGGCGGGCTCTCCGTCCAGTTCGGCTCCGCGGTCGCGGTGCTGCTGATGCCGCGGGCCGGCGCACTCGGGGTCGTCAGCCTGCGCCTGGCCGTCGCCGCGCTCGTCATGCTGATCGTCTGCCGCCCGAAGCTGCGCGGCTACTCGCGCGCCGACTGGGGCACGGTCCTCGCGTTCGGGGTGGCCATGGGCGGCATGAACACACTCTTCTACCAGGCCGCCGACCGCATCCCGCTGGGCGCGGCCGTCACCCTGGAGGTGCTGGGCCCGCTGGCCCTCTCGGTGATCGCCTCCCGCCGGCTGGCCAACGTGGTGTGGGCGGGCCTCGCGCTGGGCGGCGTCGTGCTGCTGAGCGGGGGTGGCTTCGACCGCCTCGATCCGGTGGGCGCCGCGTACGCCCTGGGCGCGGGCGCCTTGTGGGCCACGTACATCGTCTTCAGCGCCCGCACCGGCCGCCGCTTCCCCCAGGCGGACGGCCTCGCCCTGGCCCTGGTGGTTGCCGCGCTCCTCTCCCTGCCCCTCGGCATCCTGGAGTCGGGCTCGAAACTGCTGGTCCCGTCCACGCTGGGACTGGGTGCGGCGGTGGCGCTGCTGAGCTCGGTCCTTCCGTACACCCTCGAACTCATGGCGCTGCGCCGTCTGCCCGCGCCCACCTTCGCGATCCTGATGAGCCTGGAACCGGCGATCGCGGCCACGGCCGGCTTCCTCATCCTCGACCAGGCCCTCTCCATGACGGACGCCCTGGCCATCGCCCTGGTCATCGGGGCGAGCATGGGGGCGGTGCGCAGCCAGGTACGGGTCGGGAAGCGCCGCCAGGCGTAG
- a CDS encoding LysR family transcriptional regulator encodes MSLGRSGDGRTGNSAGRSSGRGIEVRHLRAFLAIADEGNVTRAAARLRLTQPAVSRTLAALEQHLGIRLVDRSTHHLVLTREGVAFRDKAAAAVAAFDEALDPGGLRHWPLRLGHAWSAFGPYTTPLLRRWQERYPQTPLELLRIDDRTAGLTRGEVDAALLRGPVEAPGLVTEVLFEEDRVAAVAADGPLAARATLRLADLAGGTVVLNTVSGTTTVDLWPPDSRPAAPLTVANTDDWLTAIAAGRGAGVSAASTAEMHPHPGVAYRPLVDAPTVPVLLARRDAPGHPALPKLAALAREIVGQDATDG; translated from the coding sequence ATGAGCCTTGGACGCAGCGGTGACGGCCGTACCGGGAACTCTGCGGGCCGGAGTTCCGGCCGCGGTATCGAGGTCCGCCATCTGCGCGCCTTCCTCGCGATCGCCGACGAGGGCAACGTCACCCGCGCAGCCGCCCGCCTCCGCCTCACCCAGCCCGCGGTCTCCCGCACCCTCGCCGCCCTGGAGCAGCACCTCGGCATCCGGCTCGTCGACCGGTCCACCCACCATCTCGTCCTCACCCGCGAAGGCGTCGCCTTCCGGGACAAGGCCGCCGCCGCGGTCGCCGCGTTCGACGAGGCGCTCGACCCCGGCGGACTGCGCCACTGGCCGCTGCGGCTCGGGCACGCCTGGTCCGCGTTCGGCCCGTACACCACACCCCTGCTCCGGCGCTGGCAGGAGCGGTATCCGCAGACCCCGCTCGAACTGCTGCGGATCGACGACCGCACCGCCGGGCTCACCCGCGGCGAAGTCGATGCGGCGTTGCTGCGGGGCCCCGTAGAGGCGCCGGGGCTCGTCACCGAGGTGCTGTTCGAGGAGGACCGGGTGGCGGCGGTCGCCGCGGACGGGCCGCTCGCCGCCCGCGCCACGCTCCGTCTCGCCGATCTGGCGGGCGGCACCGTCGTCCTCAACACCGTCTCCGGCACCACCACCGTCGATCTGTGGCCGCCGGACTCCAGGCCCGCCGCGCCCCTCACCGTCGCCAACACCGACGACTGGCTGACCGCCATCGCGGCGGGGCGCGGCGCCGGGGTCTCCGCCGCATCCACCGCCGAGATGCACCCGCACCCGGGGGTCGCCTACCGCCCGCTCGTCGACGCCCCGACCGTCCCGGTCCTGCTCGCCCGGCGCGACGCCCCCGGCCATCCCGCACTGCCGAAGCTCGCCGCGCTCGCCCGCGAGATCGTGGGTCAGGACGCCACCGACGGCTGA
- a CDS encoding DUF397 domain-containing protein, with protein MSTSELAWFKSSYSGSQGDDCIEVAKGTQAIHVRDSKDQLSPELALSPAAWDDFVSYAVQG; from the coding sequence ATGAGCACGTCCGAACTGGCCTGGTTCAAGAGCAGCTACAGCGGCTCGCAGGGTGACGACTGCATCGAGGTGGCGAAGGGGACACAGGCGATCCACGTCCGCGACTCCAAGGACCAGCTGAGCCCCGAACTCGCCCTCTCCCCCGCCGCGTGGGACGACTTCGTCTCCTACGCCGTCCAGGGCTGA
- a CDS encoding MarR family transcriptional regulator encodes MAVSNLSPAPRASASSRSHPEAKPGYGKRSVPDQRLPHEGECVLLPERERHIAGYVDALPEGAAMDIKSLARSQPLYGQVAVGSALRALGVAGHLRHVRCLSGEGGQVRWVTRTFWSRIARDNEWWEAFLAAEERGSAPQEAAAALPPWVPTDPAASEASASVPAQPPVTTVPQQRTAEPEPEPEPEPEATVDRPSPAFLALARLGRTDSRLALSAADCAALEQAAAEWFARGVDADYLTHALTAGLPASVDSPFGFVRRRLRDKIPPLLPAAAPAVPRTPVRRLIVECTECAVPGRPEAFRDGLCRPCRQLAPA; translated from the coding sequence GTGGCTGTTTCAAACCTTAGCCCTGCCCCGCGAGCGTCCGCATCCTCGCGCTCCCATCCGGAGGCCAAGCCCGGTTACGGAAAGCGATCTGTGCCGGATCAACGCCTGCCCCACGAGGGTGAGTGCGTGCTACTGCCCGAGCGTGAGCGGCACATCGCCGGTTACGTGGACGCGCTGCCCGAGGGCGCGGCGATGGATATCAAGTCGCTGGCCAGGAGCCAGCCGCTGTACGGGCAGGTGGCCGTCGGCAGCGCGTTGCGGGCCCTGGGCGTGGCCGGTCATCTGCGGCATGTCCGGTGCCTGAGCGGAGAGGGCGGCCAGGTCCGCTGGGTAACCCGCACCTTCTGGTCCCGCATCGCCCGTGACAACGAGTGGTGGGAGGCATTCCTCGCCGCCGAGGAGCGCGGCTCCGCGCCGCAGGAGGCCGCCGCGGCACTGCCCCCGTGGGTCCCCACCGACCCCGCCGCGTCCGAAGCATCCGCATCCGTACCGGCGCAGCCGCCCGTCACGACAGTGCCGCAGCAGCGCACCGCTGAGCCGGAGCCGGAGCCGGAGCCGGAGCCGGAGGCGACCGTGGACCGGCCCTCTCCCGCTTTCCTCGCCCTGGCCCGTCTCGGCCGTACCGACTCCCGCCTGGCCCTCTCGGCAGCGGACTGTGCGGCACTGGAGCAGGCGGCTGCCGAGTGGTTCGCGCGCGGTGTGGACGCCGACTACCTGACGCACGCCCTCACCGCCGGGCTTCCCGCGTCTGTCGACTCGCCCTTCGGGTTCGTCCGCCGCCGTCTCCGCGACAAGATCCCGCCCCTTCTGCCCGCCGCAGCCCCGGCCGTGCCGAGAACTCCCGTACGCCGTCTGATCGTCGAGTGCACCGAGTGCGCCGTCCCGGGGAGGCCCGAAGCGTTCCGTGACGGCCTGTGCAGGCCCTGCCGCCAACTCGCCCCGGCCTGA